GAAGATCAGCTGAGCGCATATGCCCCATTCATCACTTAATGCATTATTTTGGCAGTGATAAAATTTAATGCACCAGTATCATCATAAAGCTGGACACCTCATCAAGAGAACAAAATTCATTCCTTGATCTGACTTTCCATCAAAATAAATAGAACCTTGGTAGAATTGGCGCAGATAAGAACTAAAAACAAATATGCACCTGAATGATGTCCAGTCTGTGAGTTAAATTGAGCAGCCAACTTGAAGGATAGTCTCTCATCACGTAAAGAAGCGGCTTTACCACGAGAAGTTGATGCATTGGCATGATTACCTGAGTTACGCCGAGAATATTGATGGCTATAGTAATGACGAGAACGTTTCAAAAATATTGAATGGCCAAGACTCTGAGTATGATGTGCAGTAGTAGGATGGGCATTTAGTAGAGAACTATCCGTGATATCCAAGACAGATGGAAGAGGCTTTAGTTCACTAGAGTTAACTGAGTGCAAAGGTTTctgcaaaagataaaataaaatgatacaACTATGTGCATGTAATTGCAGATAAGATGAAtgaaactggaaaaaaaaaaatatatatatatatatatatatatatatatatatatgggaaattCTGTTAAATAATAGTGAAATAATTCAGATCAAAGGCAAAACTATCTTCGGAATCACTTGCCAGTATGAGTAAGTGTGGAAGGAGATACCGTAGAAATGTTATTCgaattatcattaaaagcggTAGGCCTAGCTAgctaaaaggacaaaaaaagaaaagaaccaaaGAAATagttttaaccttttttttttttgtaaaatggtTAAAACTTGGAAATAGGAGCTatcatttacaaaaaaataggGGTCAACACTAACCTCTTCTGACATTAAGTCCATCCCTAAGGAACAAGGCATGGTATCTGCAATATTACATACAGAAAAACAGTGATCATTCTCGCTTCCTTTACTTATAtctgaaataaaatttaaaaaggaaagaaaaattccaCCAAATATCAGATTCTTATATCCAGGATGTATAACCTTCTTCCTCTTTGAAGCTCGTATAGACAACCAATTCTAAAATCAAGACACAGATTTCTTCACCAAATTAAAATGTAAGATTTAATTCCATTCTTCATGTGGTATAGCAGGACCAAAAACTAACAAGTCCAACTTCTCAAAAACTGGTGCTCAGCAAGTGAATGTGACCCAGTAGCCAACagataaggaaaatgttaaCAACCTTAGCAATTAAGGCTACAAAGAAGATTAATTCTTGATTATGATGTCAAATGGTCAGAAAGGAATACAAAACcagtgaattttttattcctAATTGTACAGcaatgcaaaagaaaagaacctaCTGAGTAATAACTTTAACTAGCAGGAGAATTGGCCAGTTGGAAAAAGTTAGATGATGCTGGACCCTGTATAGTGCCAGTTAACGCCAAAGAAGATTAATAACAGCGGATAAGATGGTGTCGTTGCAGTAGAAAGAAAGCTCATTTGTTCAGAAAACATCATCcaaatttctttccttttaacTTTAGAAAATCAAAAACACGTTCGTGTGTGTCTGAAGGAGGTCCAACTAATACAACCGCattctctctcaaaaataaaaatttgaaacgcACAAGCAAATATCGTTCCAGCTATATTGATCTTTCTGTATTCTCCGAATCTACAAGCAAAAATATCCGACGATTTCTATAGTACTAATTGCAAAGTGAATCAATGAAAAGCAGTTTCCGATCAACATAGAGGTTGCTTGCTTCAATTAACAATTTCTGATTTGTACTTCCATTACACTAAAATAATCGAGAAAGCcagagaaaaacaaaagccCCATCGATCAAACAATGATCAATGAGAAAATAGccccaaaaaatatttaaagaaaaaaaaaaattagaaacgcACAAACCCATTCAACAGGTAGAAAGGCAGACACAGAGAGAAGGCCATAAAGCGGCAGGAGCTGAATATTAAGAGAAACTAAAAACTGAGACAAAATTGCAGGTA
The Alnus glutinosa chromosome 14, dhAlnGlut1.1, whole genome shotgun sequence genome window above contains:
- the LOC133856471 gene encoding uncharacterized protein LOC133856471 isoform X2, with translation MPCSLGMDLMSEEKPLHSVNSSELKPLPSVLDITDSSLLNAHPTTAHHTQSLGHSIFLKRSRHYYSHQYSRRNSGNHANASTSRGKAASLRDERLSFKLAAQFNSQTGHHSENREKAFGRPERIRSSSLVMNAVSSDVVKMVCGICQKPLRRKPYFVGSTLSSGELSVVAVLVCGHVYHAECLEQRTCGEDRRDPPCSLCLGLLSNDDDSRGHE